A section of the Acanthochromis polyacanthus isolate Apoly-LR-REF ecotype Palm Island chromosome 1, KAUST_Apoly_ChrSc, whole genome shotgun sequence genome encodes:
- the ppp2r5eb gene encoding protein phosphatase 2, regulatory subunit B', epsilon isoform X6 — protein MDTLSDLKMKEYKRSTLNELVDYVTVSRGYLTEQAYPEVVKMVSHNIFRTLPPSDSNEFDPEEDEPTLEASWPHLQLVYEFFIRFLESQEFQPSIAKKYIDQKFVLQLLELFDSEDPRERDYLKTVLHRIYGKFLGLRAFIRKQINNIFLRFVYETEHFNGVAELLEILGSIINGFALPLKAEHKQFLVKVLIPLHTVRSLSLFHAQLAYCIVQFLEKDPTLTEPVIRGLLKFWPKTCSQKEVMFLGELEEILDVIEPTQFVKIQEPLFKQISRCVSSPHFQVAERALYYWNNEYIMSLIEENSSVILPIMFASLYRISKEHWNPAIVALVYNVLKAFMEMNSTLFDELTATYKSDRQREKKKEKEREELWKKLEDLELKRGLRSDGIIPT, from the exons ATGGACACGCTGTCGGACCTCAAGATGAAGGAGTACAAGCGCTCCACGCTCAACGAGCTGGTGGACTACGTGACGGTCAGCCGGGGATACCTGACGGAGCAGGCCTACCCCGAGGTGGTCAAAATG GTGTCTCACAACATATTCCGGACCCTTCCGCCCAGCGACAGTAACGAGTTTGACCCTGAGGAGGACGAGCCGACACTCGAGGCCTCCTGGCCACActtacag TTGGTATACGAGTTCTTCATTCGGTTCTTGGAGAGTCAGGAATTCCAGCCCAGCATTGCCAAAAAGTACATAGACCAGAAGTTTGTCCTACAG CTCTTGGAGTTGTTCGACAGCGAGGATCCTCGGGAGAGAGACTATCTGAAGACAGTCTTGCATAGAATCTACGGCAAATTCCTGGGGCTGAGGGCTTTTATACGAAAACAGATCAATAATATTTTTCTACG ttttgtttATGAGACGGAGCACTTCAACggggtggctgagttgctggaGATCCTGGGGAG TATAATCAATGGTTTCGCTCTGCCTCTGAAAGCCGAGCATAAACAGTTTCTGGTCAAAGTGTTGATTCCCCTCCACACCGTCAGGAGTCTGTCCCTCTTCCATGCACAG TTGGCGTATTGCATTGTACAGTTCCTAGAGAAAGATCCAACATTAACAGAACCA GTCATCAGAGGCTTACTGAAGTTCTGGCCAAAAACCTGCAGTCAAAAAGAG GTGATGTTTCTAGGAGAGCTGGAGGAGATTCTGGACGTCATCGAACCGACACAGTTCGTGAAGATCCAGGAGCCGCTGTTCAAACAGATCTCCAGATGCGTCTCCAGCCCACATTTCCAG GTTGCAGAACGAGCTCTGTACTACTGGAACAACGAATACATCATGAGTCTGATCGAGGAGAACTCCAGCGTCATCCTGCCCATCATGTTCGCCAGCCTCTACAGGATCTCCAAAGAGCACTGGAACCC gGCAATCGTGGCGCTGGTCTACAACGTCCTGAAGGCCTTCATGGAGATGAACAGTACCTTATTTGATGAACTCACAGCCACTTACAAGTCGGACCGCCAGCG tgagaagaagaaggagaaggagcgGGAGGAGCTGTGGAAGAAGCTGGAGGACCTGGAGCTGAAGCGGGGCCTTAGGAGCGACGGCATCATCCCGACTTAA